The proteins below come from a single Iocasia fonsfrigidae genomic window:
- a CDS encoding biotin/lipoyl-containing protein, with protein sequence MKKFKVTINNKSYEVEVEEMGAASVSTTTPAEEKVEKTTVEKPQAVPGDVEGEEILAPLPGTISLQVAEGDTVSEGDTIFILEAMKMENEIAATASGTVKAIYVSDGDSVDTGDVLAVIG encoded by the coding sequence ATGAAAAAGTTTAAAGTTACTATAAATAATAAAAGCTATGAAGTTGAAGTAGAAGAAATGGGTGCTGCTTCAGTAAGTACTACTACTCCAGCTGAGGAAAAAGTCGAAAAAACTACTGTTGAAAAACCTCAGGCTGTTCCTGGGGATGTAGAGGGAGAAGAAATATTAGCCCCACTACCAGGTACAATAAGTCTACAGGTTGCTGAAGGTGATACAGTAAGTGAAGGTGATACAATCTTTATATTAGAGGCAATGAAGATGGAAAATGAGATTGCTGCAACAGCCAGCGGCACAGTTAAGGCTATTTATGTTTCTGATGGAGACTCTGTTGATACAGGAGATGTACTAGCAGTAATTGGATAA
- a CDS encoding phosphoenolpyruvate carboxykinase (ATP) — MSTIEYFETKDIISRIRTTVETAFYGNNVEKLLTPAEAYKKAKNSPGTIETGMPIYKPEEIGLPQDANILLFNDGAVKGRCAAARRIVGEPEVDLEDYAAKIREAVYDTRYRKMYHCQAYVGLDKDFMIKAHLLMPENHENIAYSWLLNFQYINELYNKMYKESQKLPNEGDIYIFSDPDWTHPDHPLGLTFFDPEHNVAALLGMRYFGEHKKGTLTLGWGTANRHNFACCHGGLKRYNLNDNSKYVVAVFGLSGSGKSTITHAKHGGKYDVTILHDDAFIINVDDGSSVALEPSYFDKTQDYPMGDEDNKYILTAQNTGATVDEDGNVVLVTEDIRNGNGRAVKSVLWSPNRVNKIDEKADAVFWLMKDPTLPPVLKLNGTSLASAMGATLATKRTSAERLAEGVDPNALVVEPYANPFRTYPLEQDYNKFKALFDTGIECYILNTGAFMGKDITPPVTLGVIESIIEGKAEFKQWENFSDIEIMEIDGYVPDFSDTDYKKQFTARMNDRIEYIKGRETERGGFDKLPADALKAIQKVVEEI, encoded by the coding sequence ATGTCAACTATTGAATATTTTGAAACAAAGGATATTATCTCAAGGATAAGGACTACTGTTGAGACAGCATTCTATGGTAATAATGTGGAGAAATTATTAACACCTGCTGAGGCATATAAGAAGGCTAAAAACAGCCCTGGTACTATTGAGACAGGTATGCCGATCTATAAACCAGAAGAAATAGGTTTACCACAGGATGCTAATATATTATTATTTAATGATGGTGCTGTTAAAGGTCGTTGTGCTGCTGCCCGTAGAATCGTAGGAGAACCTGAAGTAGATCTTGAGGATTATGCTGCTAAAATCAGGGAAGCTGTTTATGATACACGCTATCGCAAGATGTACCACTGCCAGGCCTATGTCGGTTTAGATAAAGACTTTATGATCAAAGCACACCTGTTAATGCCTGAAAACCATGAAAATATTGCTTACTCCTGGTTGTTAAACTTCCAGTATATTAATGAACTTTATAATAAAATGTATAAGGAATCCCAAAAATTACCTAATGAGGGTGATATCTATATCTTCTCAGACCCTGACTGGACACACCCTGATCATCCCTTGGGATTAACTTTTTTTGACCCGGAACATAATGTAGCTGCTTTACTGGGTATGCGTTATTTTGGTGAACATAAGAAGGGTACACTTACACTGGGTTGGGGTACTGCTAATAGACACAACTTTGCCTGCTGTCATGGTGGATTAAAGAGATATAATCTCAATGATAACAGCAAATATGTTGTTGCCGTATTTGGTCTTTCTGGTTCTGGAAAATCAACTATCACCCATGCTAAACATGGTGGTAAATATGATGTAACAATTCTACATGATGATGCCTTTATTATTAATGTTGATGATGGTTCATCTGTTGCCTTAGAGCCTTCATACTTTGATAAGACCCAGGATTATCCGATGGGTGATGAAGATAATAAATACATCTTAACTGCCCAGAATACTGGAGCAACCGTTGATGAAGATGGCAATGTAGTACTGGTAACAGAGGATATCCGTAATGGTAATGGACGTGCTGTAAAATCTGTTTTATGGTCTCCTAACCGGGTAAATAAGATTGATGAAAAGGCTGATGCTGTATTCTGGTTAATGAAAGACCCAACATTACCACCTGTTTTAAAATTAAATGGAACTTCTCTGGCTTCTGCAATGGGTGCAACCCTGGCTACCAAAAGGACATCTGCTGAAAGACTGGCAGAGGGTGTGGATCCTAATGCCTTAGTTGTTGAACCATATGCTAATCCCTTTAGAACCTATCCATTAGAACAGGATTATAATAAGTTCAAAGCCCTGTTTGATACTGGTATTGAGTGTTATATTTTAAATACTGGAGCCTTTATGGGTAAAGATATTACACCTCCAGTTACCCTGGGTGTAATTGAATCTATAATTGAAGGTAAAGCAGAGTTTAAACAGTGGGAAAATTTCTCTGACATTGAAATCATGGAGATAGATGGGTATGTACCAGATTTCAGTGATACAGACTATAAAAAGCAGTTTACGGCCAGAATGAACGACAGGATTGAATATATTAAGGGTAGAGAAACTGAAAGGGGCGGTTTTGACAAACTGCCGGCTGATGCCCTGAAAGCTATCCAAAAGGTTGTCGAAGAGATATAA
- a CDS encoding pyruvate carboxylase subunit B, translating to MTAKKKVGITETIFRDAHQSLLATRMSTDDMLPIAEKVDKAGYHSVEMWGGATFDSAMRYLNEDPWERLKKLKEKMPNTPFQMLLRGQNIVGYKHYPDDSVREFVRLAIKNGIDIFRIFDALNDVRNMQVAIEATNEYGGHAQATVVYTTSPVHDIEHYIETAKELKKVGADSICLKDMAGLLKPYEATELIGSLKEAVDIPIQLHTHYTSGLASMTYLKAVEAGVDVIDTALSTLALGTSQPATETMVATFAGTDYDTGIDMEYVSELNRYFKDIRDKLKENMAPKDVDPEVLIYQVPGGMLSNMRSQMKKMNMLDRLEETLLEVPKVREDLGYPPLVTPMSQIVGTQAVFNVATGERYKVVSKEVKKYLQGGYGKAPGKIDDDFRAKIIGKDAEVITHRPADDLEPIMEKATKEVKEKGYYTKEEDVLSYIIFPAVAEEFFKNRG from the coding sequence ATGACCGCGAAGAAAAAAGTAGGTATAACTGAGACTATTTTCAGGGATGCCCATCAATCATTACTGGCAACACGAATGTCTACAGACGATATGTTACCTATTGCTGAAAAGGTAGATAAGGCGGGCTATCATTCTGTTGAGATGTGGGGTGGTGCTACCTTTGACAGTGCAATGAGATACCTCAATGAAGATCCCTGGGAAAGGTTAAAGAAATTAAAGGAAAAGATGCCCAATACCCCTTTCCAGATGCTCTTGAGAGGTCAAAATATTGTAGGTTATAAACATTACCCAGATGATTCTGTAAGGGAATTTGTCAGGTTGGCTATTAAAAATGGTATTGATATTTTCCGTATCTTTGATGCTTTAAATGATGTTAGGAATATGCAGGTTGCTATTGAAGCAACAAATGAATATGGCGGCCATGCCCAGGCAACTGTTGTTTATACTACCAGTCCTGTACATGATATTGAACATTATATTGAAACTGCTAAAGAATTAAAAAAAGTAGGGGCGGATTCAATCTGTCTTAAAGATATGGCTGGTCTATTAAAACCATATGAAGCTACAGAACTTATTGGTTCACTGAAAGAGGCTGTTGATATACCTATTCAGCTGCACACCCATTATACCAGTGGTCTAGCTTCAATGACCTATCTTAAGGCTGTTGAAGCTGGTGTTGATGTTATTGATACTGCTCTGTCTACCCTGGCTCTCGGCACATCACAACCTGCTACAGAAACAATGGTTGCTACCTTTGCCGGGACAGATTATGATACTGGTATTGATATGGAATATGTGTCTGAATTGAATAGATATTTTAAAGATATCAGGGATAAACTAAAAGAGAATATGGCTCCTAAAGATGTTGACCCTGAGGTATTAATTTATCAGGTTCCAGGTGGGATGTTATCTAATATGAGGAGCCAGATGAAAAAGATGAATATGCTTGATAGATTAGAAGAAACCCTCTTAGAGGTACCAAAGGTTCGTGAAGACCTGGGTTATCCGCCACTTGTTACACCGATGAGCCAAATTGTTGGGACACAGGCTGTTTTTAATGTAGCGACAGGTGAAAGATATAAAGTAGTCAGTAAAGAAGTTAAGAAGTACCTACAGGGTGGTTATGGTAAGGCACCAGGTAAAATTGATGATGACTTCAGGGCAAAAATTATTGGTAAGGATGCTGAAGTTATTACTCATCGCCCGGCTGATGACCTTGAACCTATTATGGAGAAGGCTACTAAAGAGGTCAAGGAAAAGGGATATTATACCAAAGAAGAAGATGTCCTATCATATATTATCTTCCCTGCTGTAGCAGAAGAATTTTTCAAAAATAGAGGATAG
- a CDS encoding bacteriohemerythrin has product MFEWKDSYSVGIEEIDKQHKNLLGIGEELVYVMENTTKGLDQYDEIKRLLKELYDYTVYHFTAEEKLMKKYDFIDLPSHQFQHKLFVKKIEEIDLDEFDNDQIDSTFKIMEFLSNWITNHILKIDPQYSKVLREKGVR; this is encoded by the coding sequence GTGTTTGAATGGAAAGACTCATATTCTGTTGGCATTGAAGAAATTGACAAGCAGCACAAAAATTTATTAGGTATTGGTGAAGAACTGGTATATGTTATGGAAAATACTACTAAAGGACTTGATCAATATGATGAAATCAAACGTCTGTTGAAAGAACTGTATGATTATACAGTCTACCATTTTACTGCTGAAGAAAAACTAATGAAAAAATATGATTTTATTGACCTTCCCAGTCATCAATTCCAACATAAACTATTTGTCAAGAAAATTGAGGAAATCGATCTAGACGAATTTGATAATGATCAAATAGACTCAACTTTTAAAATCATGGAATTTCTTTCTAATTGGATTACTAATCACATTTTAAAAATAGATCCTCAGTACAGTAAAGTCTTAAGAGAAAAAGGTGTACGATAA
- a CDS encoding sodium ion-translocating decarboxylase subunit beta: protein MESLLKFGAETGFANLTFKEFVMIIIACVLFYLAIKKKYEPLLLLPIGFGVLLANLPLADLMEPGGLLYWLYQGVKLGIYPPLIFMGVGAMTDFGPLIANPKSVLLGAAAQFGIYVTFIGAILLGFTLQEAGSIGIIGGADGPTAIFLATKLAPHLLGPIAIAAYSYMALVPIIQPPIMRALTTKKERQVKMEQLRPVSKLEKIIFPIIVTVLTILLLPSAAALIGALMFGNLMRESGVVDRLTKTAQNELTNIVTIFLGLTVGATANAESFLSLSTIKIIVLGLIAFSIGTATGTLFGKLMHKLSGGKVNPLIGAAGVSAVPMAARVAQKVGKEENPSNFLLMHAMGPNVAGVLGSAIAAGTLLSLLG from the coding sequence ATAGAAAGTCTTCTCAAATTTGGTGCTGAAACTGGCTTTGCAAACCTTACATTTAAAGAGTTTGTGATGATAATAATTGCCTGTGTTTTATTCTATCTGGCAATTAAAAAGAAATATGAACCACTACTCCTCTTACCGATAGGTTTTGGGGTACTGCTTGCCAATCTCCCATTAGCTGATTTGATGGAACCCGGTGGTTTGCTTTACTGGTTATATCAGGGGGTTAAACTGGGAATATATCCACCATTAATTTTTATGGGGGTTGGGGCTATGACCGATTTTGGTCCTTTAATTGCTAATCCTAAGAGTGTTTTATTGGGTGCGGCAGCCCAATTTGGTATTTATGTCACCTTTATTGGGGCTATCTTACTGGGATTCACTTTACAGGAGGCTGGCTCGATTGGGATTATTGGTGGTGCTGATGGTCCTACAGCTATCTTTCTGGCTACCAAATTAGCGCCGCATTTATTAGGCCCAATTGCTATAGCTGCTTATTCATATATGGCTTTAGTTCCGATTATTCAACCGCCTATTATGAGGGCCTTAACTACTAAAAAAGAGAGACAGGTTAAAATGGAACAGTTAAGACCTGTAAGTAAGCTTGAAAAGATTATTTTTCCTATAATTGTAACGGTTTTAACAATACTTTTGCTGCCTTCAGCAGCAGCATTAATTGGTGCGCTTATGTTTGGTAATTTAATGAGAGAATCTGGTGTTGTTGATAGGTTAACTAAAACTGCCCAGAATGAATTAACCAATATTGTTACTATCTTTTTGGGGCTAACAGTTGGTGCAACAGCTAATGCGGAAAGCTTTTTAAGCTTGAGTACTATTAAGATTATTGTCCTTGGTTTAATTGCTTTTTCCATTGGAACAGCTACTGGGACATTGTTTGGTAAATTAATGCACAAACTAAGTGGTGGTAAGGTGAATCCACTTATTGGAGCAGCAGGTGTTTCTGCAGTACCGATGGCTGCACGGGTTGCCCAAAAGGTTGGTAAGGAAGAAAACCCGAGCAATTTCTTGCTTATGCATGCTATGGGTCCAAATGTAGCCGGGGTTCTTGGTTCTGCCATAGCGGCAGGGACATTGTTATCATTACTTGGTTAG
- a CDS encoding bacteriohemerythrin, translating to MFEWKEAYSVGIEEIDKQHKNLLGIGEELVYVMENTTKGLDQYDEVKRLLKELYDYTIYHFTSEEKLMEKHDFLELPSHQFQHKLFVKKLEEIDLEEFDNDQLETTNQLLDFIANWITEHILKEDQKYSKIIREKEA from the coding sequence GTGTTTGAGTGGAAAGAAGCTTATTCTGTTGGCATTGAAGAAATTGACAAACAACATAAAAATTTACTAGGTATTGGTGAAGAACTGGTATATGTTATGGAAAACACTACTAAAGGACTTGATCAATATGATGAAGTCAAACGGCTATTGAAAGAATTATATGACTATACCATCTACCACTTTACTAGTGAAGAAAAACTAATGGAAAAACATGATTTTCTGGAACTCCCCAGTCACCAATTCCAACATAAGCTTTTTGTTAAAAAACTTGAAGAAATTGATCTAGAGGAATTTGATAATGACCAGCTAGAAACAACAAATCAACTCCTGGACTTTATCGCCAACTGGATTACCGAACACATTTTAAAAGAAGACCAAAAATACAGCAAAATAATCCGAGAAAAAGAAGCATAA
- a CDS encoding Gfo/Idh/MocA family protein, translated as MQKVYYERALYRRETITIKKIRLAVIGTGMAWKRLHWPAIQELGDHYQIVAVCNKTKSDAVDFAREINLAQENVYDDYKEMLKRGDIDAVDVMVPIPENFDIYHDIVTANINLIAEKPLASTMEGAEKLLKLHKKHPVNIMVAENYRYNDEINKIRDIINQGKIGDVIYFINHNAVDFENQMTKNTFAATEWRQHPQFKGGTFLDAGLHDIAAMRHIFGKVDYVYAMGQPQQEDFSPYISVNSQIKFSNGVIGQYSYYTDGKETQRPLIGFRIFGNKGEIYLEERRCGTINITYRDGGSEQITYRPERGYFNELLNFYNSLLGNEEIAVTPEVEYGDVKMVFNILKSIKDNKAYPVDTKTNEISLV; from the coding sequence ATGCAAAAGGTCTATTATGAAAGAGCCTTATATAGAAGGGAGACGATTACTATTAAAAAAATTAGACTTGCTGTAATTGGTACCGGAATGGCCTGGAAACGGCTGCACTGGCCTGCTATCCAGGAATTAGGTGATCATTACCAGATTGTAGCTGTTTGTAATAAGACAAAAAGTGATGCAGTAGATTTTGCTAGGGAAATTAACCTCGCCCAGGAAAATGTATATGATGATTACAAGGAAATGCTCAAACGAGGTGATATTGATGCTGTTGATGTAATGGTTCCTATTCCAGAAAATTTTGATATCTATCATGATATCGTAACAGCAAACATCAATCTAATTGCAGAAAAACCATTAGCATCCACTATGGAAGGGGCCGAAAAACTACTTAAGCTCCATAAAAAACACCCGGTAAACATTATGGTTGCAGAAAATTACCGTTATAATGATGAGATTAATAAAATTAGAGATATTATTAATCAGGGCAAAATTGGTGATGTAATCTATTTTATTAATCATAATGCTGTTGATTTTGAAAATCAGATGACTAAAAACACCTTTGCTGCTACAGAATGGAGACAACATCCTCAATTTAAAGGAGGTACTTTCCTTGATGCAGGTCTCCACGATATAGCTGCTATGCGCCATATTTTTGGGAAAGTAGATTATGTTTATGCCATGGGTCAACCCCAGCAGGAAGATTTTAGTCCTTATATATCTGTTAATTCCCAGATTAAATTTTCCAATGGGGTAATAGGTCAATATAGTTATTATACTGATGGTAAAGAAACCCAGCGTCCCTTGATAGGTTTTAGGATTTTTGGTAATAAAGGAGAAATATACCTGGAAGAACGAAGATGTGGTACTATTAATATAACATACAGAGACGGCGGTTCTGAACAAATAACCTATCGGCCTGAAAGAGGTTATTTTAATGAACTCCTTAATTTCTATAACTCATTATTAGGGAATGAAGAAATTGCCGTTACTCCTGAGGTTGAATATGGTGACGTCAAAATGGTATTTAACATCCTGAAATCTATCAAAGATAACAAAGCATATCCAGTTGACACCAAAACTAATGAAATTTCTTTAGTTTAA
- a CDS encoding glutamate synthase-related protein → MSEWRKRNDALGTVNRGDACESGLCTLCRADCKGKCETWMSSLVGRKMLYPRDFGTITSGSANIDASGVGYHTLRIQGYAHGAHGLAEGLTDNADDCIFPNVDIETSFGNNVKTKSRIPMMTGALGSTFIAAKYWNSFAIGAALAGFPIVIGENVVGVDKEAVLKDGKITKAPELDRRIEVYQQYTRDGYGAIFVQLNVEDTRNGVAEYVIDKYGDDVIIELKWGQGAKDIGGEIQVKSLEYAQFLARRGYVVDPDPMKESNVKAFKAGAIKSFARHSRLGGTDAATTEELQEGFMEQVEYLRGLGYKRISLKTGAYGMKALAMALRFAADAKLDLLTIDGAGGGTGMSPWNMMEHWGVPSLQLHAKAVEYANILDKMGIEVPDLSFAGGFAREDHMFKALALGAPYVKLVCMGRAPMIPGFVGSNIEGVFHPERKETLNGNWDSLPKTVSELGDTPESIFAGWYDVEEIVGQDEMQKIPYGAVAMYTLADKLSAGLKQFMAGARKFNLSELNHSDLMAANREVASETGIPYMTDALDEEAKEILRKTWLRTVTA, encoded by the coding sequence ATGTCAGAATGGAGAAAAAGAAATGATGCCCTCGGTACTGTAAACCGGGGAGATGCTTGTGAATCTGGTCTCTGTACATTATGTAGAGCAGATTGTAAGGGAAAATGTGAGACCTGGATGTCTTCTTTAGTGGGTAGAAAAATGCTCTATCCGAGGGATTTTGGTACAATCACCTCTGGTAGTGCAAATATTGATGCCAGTGGAGTAGGTTATCATACTCTCCGGATACAAGGATATGCCCACGGAGCCCATGGACTTGCAGAGGGTTTAACTGATAATGCAGATGACTGTATTTTTCCAAATGTCGATATTGAAACCAGTTTTGGTAATAATGTAAAGACTAAAAGTAGGATTCCAATGATGACAGGTGCTTTAGGCTCTACATTTATTGCAGCAAAATACTGGAATTCATTCGCTATTGGTGCTGCTCTGGCTGGATTTCCAATCGTAATTGGTGAAAATGTTGTGGGCGTAGATAAAGAAGCAGTGCTTAAAGATGGTAAAATTACTAAGGCTCCTGAATTAGACCGTAGAATTGAGGTATATCAGCAATATACCAGGGATGGGTATGGTGCTATTTTTGTTCAATTAAATGTAGAGGATACCAGAAATGGTGTAGCTGAATATGTAATTGATAAATATGGTGATGATGTAATAATAGAACTCAAATGGGGTCAGGGTGCCAAAGATATAGGTGGTGAGATTCAGGTTAAAAGCCTTGAATATGCCCAATTTCTTGCCAGGAGGGGTTATGTAGTAGACCCTGATCCAATGAAAGAGTCTAATGTAAAGGCTTTTAAAGCAGGTGCGATTAAGAGTTTTGCGCGTCACAGTCGTCTCGGGGGGACAGATGCTGCTACAACTGAAGAACTACAGGAAGGGTTTATGGAACAGGTAGAATACCTGAGGGGCTTAGGATATAAACGTATCTCTTTAAAGACTGGTGCATATGGAATGAAGGCTCTGGCTATGGCCCTGCGTTTTGCCGCTGATGCTAAACTTGATTTATTGACTATTGATGGTGCTGGTGGAGGTACAGGTATGAGCCCCTGGAATATGATGGAACACTGGGGTGTGCCATCATTACAACTCCATGCTAAAGCAGTAGAATACGCCAATATTTTAGATAAAATGGGTATAGAAGTACCAGACCTTTCTTTTGCTGGTGGATTTGCCAGGGAAGACCATATGTTTAAAGCTTTAGCCCTTGGTGCCCCATATGTTAAACTGGTATGTATGGGAAGGGCACCAATGATTCCTGGTTTTGTAGGTTCAAATATTGAAGGGGTTTTCCATCCTGAAAGAAAAGAAACACTAAATGGCAACTGGGATAGTCTGCCAAAGACAGTTAGTGAATTAGGTGACACACCTGAAAGCATTTTTGCCGGCTGGTATGATGTTGAAGAGATAGTTGGTCAAGATGAAATGCAAAAAATACCTTATGGTGCTGTAGCAATGTACACATTAGCTGATAAATTGAGTGCTGGACTAAAACAGTTTATGGCTGGTGCTCGGAAATTTAACCTTAGTGAATTAAATCACTCTGATTTAATGGCTGCCAATAGGGAGGTT
- a CDS encoding OadG family transporter subunit, which translates to MELLITTLQVTVIGMGIVFLVLFLLSLILQLFESLLYKEEKVTKPSRPVRSKVRVQEGQGGEDETVAVITAVMASLLEDNEYVANIKAIN; encoded by the coding sequence ATGGAGTTATTAATAACAACCCTTCAGGTTACCGTTATAGGAATGGGCATAGTATTCTTAGTTTTATTTCTCCTTTCTCTAATCTTACAGCTATTTGAATCTCTACTGTATAAAGAAGAGAAAGTTACTAAGCCTTCCCGCCCTGTAAGATCAAAGGTTAGAGTTCAAGAGGGTCAAGGGGGAGAAGATGAAACGGTTGCAGTAATAACTGCTGTTATGGCCAGTCTGTTAGAAGATAATGAATATGTTGCCAATATTAAAGCTATAAATTAG